One window of Flavobacteriales bacterium genomic DNA carries:
- a CDS encoding NAD(P)-dependent alcohol dehydrogenase, translating to MRAAVHTAYGPPEVVHLMDVPVPTPRAGELLVKVHATTVNRTDSGFRTGKPLIVRPYAGFLRPKRTRPGCEYAGTVAALGTGVQRFSVGDRVFGFTEDDRFGAHAEYVCVNAEGAVALQPEGHDHAACAPLCEGAHYALCDLRAADVGPGQQVLVNGATGAIGSAAVQLARHLGATVTAVADTLNMALVRSLGATTVIDRLKEDFIQSKERFDLVFDAVGKSCFGRCKPLLKPKGIYLSTELGPWLQNPLLAMLTPLLGGKRVLFPVPKITQADAELFASLAAAGSYRPVIDRCYPLEQIVEAHRYVDSGEKVGNVVVVV from the coding sequence ATGCGCGCCGCCGTGCATACAGCCTACGGGCCGCCGGAGGTGGTGCATCTGATGGACGTGCCCGTGCCCACACCGCGTGCAGGCGAGCTGTTGGTGAAGGTGCATGCCACCACCGTGAACCGCACCGACAGCGGCTTCCGCACCGGCAAGCCCCTGATCGTGCGGCCTTACGCGGGGTTCCTGCGTCCGAAGCGCACGCGGCCGGGTTGCGAATACGCCGGTACGGTGGCCGCCTTGGGCACCGGCGTGCAGCGCTTCTCCGTCGGTGACCGCGTATTCGGCTTCACCGAGGACGACCGCTTCGGCGCCCATGCGGAATACGTGTGCGTGAATGCCGAAGGTGCCGTGGCGCTGCAACCCGAGGGCCACGACCACGCCGCCTGCGCGCCGCTCTGCGAGGGCGCGCACTACGCGCTGTGCGACCTGCGCGCCGCGGACGTGGGGCCCGGCCAGCAAGTACTGGTGAACGGGGCCACGGGCGCCATCGGCTCGGCGGCCGTGCAACTCGCCCGGCACCTGGGCGCCACCGTCACCGCCGTGGCGGACACCCTGAACATGGCGCTGGTGCGCTCGCTCGGGGCCACCACCGTGATCGACCGGCTGAAGGAGGACTTCATCCAAAGCAAGGAGCGGTTCGACCTGGTGTTCGACGCCGTGGGCAAAAGCTGCTTCGGCCGCTGCAAGCCATTGCTGAAGCCGAAGGGCATCTACCTCTCCACCGAGCTGGGCCCTTGGCTTCAGAACCCGTTGCTGGCGATGCTCACGCCGCTGCTTGGAGGCAAGCGCGTGCTCTTCCCCGTCCCGAAGATCACGCAGGCCGACGCGGAGCTGTTCGCTTCGTTAGCTGCCGCAGGTTCGTACCGCCCCGTGATCGACCGGTGCTATCCGCTGGAACAGATCGTAGAGGCCCACCGCTACGTGGACTCCGGCGAAAAGGTCGGGAACGTGGTGGTGGTGGTTTGA
- a CDS encoding nucleotidyl transferase AbiEii/AbiGii toxin family protein, which yields MRDAVNIQAVQLVADGLKELRDQVVFVGGSVVSLYANDPGADVPRPTSDIDLVVVVSSYAEYEKLEVRLQELGFQHSPEDKILCRYRFHGVMVDIMPTDVPAIGPTNPWFVPGMEHAVDHGLPDGGTIKLLTAPYYLATKLEAFKGRGDDMRTSKDFEDIIFVLDGRIGVLEELQEAPVDVREYLKAAFKGLMRRRGFTEAVVGHLDQRVAAERSALVYEVISRVVASGE from the coding sequence ATGCGGGACGCAGTGAACATCCAAGCTGTGCAGCTAGTGGCCGATGGTCTGAAGGAACTGCGCGACCAAGTGGTCTTTGTCGGCGGTTCGGTGGTCAGTCTCTACGCGAACGATCCCGGTGCTGATGTTCCACGCCCCACCTCGGACATCGATCTGGTGGTGGTCGTTTCCAGTTATGCGGAATACGAAAAATTGGAGGTGCGATTGCAGGAACTGGGTTTCCAGCACTCTCCGGAGGACAAGATCCTGTGCCGCTATCGCTTTCATGGGGTGATGGTGGACATCATGCCCACGGATGTCCCGGCCATCGGCCCGACGAATCCGTGGTTCGTTCCCGGAATGGAGCATGCGGTGGACCATGGGCTTCCGGACGGCGGAACGATCAAGCTGTTGACCGCGCCCTATTATCTGGCCACCAAACTAGAGGCGTTCAAGGGACGTGGCGACGACATGCGTACGAGCAAGGACTTCGAGGACATCATTTTCGTGCTGGACGGTCGCATAGGGGTCTTGGAGGAACTGCAGGAGGCTCCGGTGGACGTGCGCGAATACTTGAAGGCGGCGTTCAAGGGGCTAATGAGGCGAAGGGGATTCACTGAAGCGGTTGTTGGTCATCTAGATCAACGGGTGGCAGCGGAAAGGTCTGCGCTGGTCTATGAGGTGATCAGTCGCGTAGTGGCAAGCGGCGAATGA
- a CDS encoding universal stress protein — protein MAQILIPTDMSEGSRKAVLFALDAFGAEQNRFTLLLSVGDVPRPSLVPEFIRFVKQQAREELDAFTAEIRALHPGKTLDIQDVVANGSVFAVVQRYTEENPVDMVVMGTRGEGGALKWGSNAEVVARNAGGPVIVVPPEWEAGPIGKILYADDREEVADLKTLLPLVQLAKHYGAGIDFVHVNKDEVVRGPEPGSAGNSDIFKGIKTSTASTAGTNVTESLALLADSGDYGMLAVLHRKLGWLDELFHRSVAKRMALNTTVPLLVLHE, from the coding sequence ATGGCACAGATCCTCATCCCCACCGACATGAGCGAAGGTTCCCGCAAGGCGGTCCTCTTCGCGCTGGACGCCTTTGGCGCCGAACAGAACCGGTTCACCTTGCTCCTCTCCGTCGGCGATGTGCCGCGGCCCTCGCTGGTCCCGGAATTTATCCGGTTCGTGAAGCAGCAGGCCCGCGAGGAACTGGATGCCTTCACGGCGGAGATCCGGGCCTTGCACCCCGGGAAGACCTTGGACATCCAGGACGTGGTGGCGAACGGCAGCGTGTTCGCCGTGGTCCAACGTTACACCGAGGAGAACCCGGTGGACATGGTAGTGATGGGCACGCGGGGCGAAGGCGGTGCGCTGAAATGGGGCAGCAATGCCGAAGTGGTGGCGCGGAACGCGGGCGGCCCGGTGATCGTGGTGCCCCCGGAATGGGAAGCGGGACCGATCGGGAAGATCCTCTACGCGGACGATCGCGAGGAGGTGGCCGACCTGAAGACGCTCCTCCCCTTGGTGCAGCTCGCCAAACACTACGGGGCCGGGATCGACTTCGTGCATGTGAACAAGGATGAGGTGGTCCGCGGGCCGGAACCGGGATCGGCCGGTAATTCCGATATCTTCAAAGGGATCAAGACCAGCACCGCTTCCACTGCGGGGACCAACGTTACCGAGAGCCTGGCCCTTCTGGCGGACAGCGGGGACTACGGCATGCTGGCGGTACTGCACCGCAAATTAGGCTGGCTGGACGAGCTGTTCCACCGCAGCGTGGCCAAGCGCATGGCGCTGAACACCACGGTGCCCCTGCTGGTGTTGCACGAATAG
- a CDS encoding T9SS type A sorting domain-containing protein yields MLNPAVPLTEAPNDGRASKNLVVPGKDSQTQDDVLASHPDRLKGQVKSRDASLVFDVNNNVSSPSDPTLGVGPDHVFIVFNTGFIIYDKEGNALTGPLNTNNIFSSTGCCDLTASYDAAADRWVLSLLGNGAEVAVSEGPDPLTTSWNLYSVSQISDYQKLSVWSDGYYITDNTSSNNKVWALERSAMLAGAATPGIQSFNLPGIVTSGFQSPQVLNVTDANMPAAGGATAIYLQDDAWAGVDFDHIKVWTIDVDWATPANSSVSAATQLAATPFISVFDGGSFSNLAQPGGGTSLDALQATIMNQAQFRKFPGHNSAVFNFVVDADATAGELAAVRWYELRQPADNAPWAIEQEGTYTAENGKHAWNASLAMDQYGNIGMGYTSMAGPTTPSPTNFRVSSYYTGRFASDPAGTMTVSEELISAGTGNISGFRYGDYGKIDVDPVNGKEFWYITEYNHGGGGADVVGVFQIASDFTNDVGVITIDTPTDGALTNAEPVTVTVFNYGQGPASGFDVSYQVDGGAVITEPYVGTLASAVSAQHTFATTSDFSTVGQTYAMRSYTSYAADEFHGNDTTTQNVTHLLGIDLGVTAITSPSTGTGLTATENVTIGITNFGSVTQTSVPVYYTVNGGTPVQATYTGSIAAGASANYTFTATADLSALGPYSLVAGTEAVDDGDTSNDDFTKAVTNNICQPISNCAGYNDGVTQLQLADQNIQPACGTAPEGYSYQPDIVFNFVLSDNPFVSSLEMGYDDSDFAIWIDFNDNFTFETSERIANGTVPNADTNFPFTVNLTTITGVTQGMHLMRVRGTDGNNLLQPCANMNYGRTNDYTANITGTVGIGTDLANAANLNIRPLPGAQFLLTYTTTPSSEKLPVSIYDAKGQLLAYYTLDNVGGVYSRTLDMSHTSAGVYMVKVGTATLNVVKRIVVE; encoded by the coding sequence CATCCGGATCGGCTCAAAGGACAGGTCAAGAGCCGGGACGCTTCGCTCGTTTTCGATGTGAACAACAACGTTTCATCGCCATCGGACCCCACGCTGGGTGTTGGTCCTGATCACGTGTTCATCGTTTTCAATACGGGCTTCATCATCTACGATAAGGAAGGTAATGCGCTTACAGGGCCGTTGAACACGAACAATATCTTTTCCTCAACCGGTTGTTGCGACCTCACCGCTTCCTATGATGCCGCGGCGGACCGTTGGGTGTTATCGCTCCTGGGCAACGGGGCCGAGGTTGCTGTATCGGAAGGACCTGACCCGTTGACCACGTCATGGAACCTCTACTCGGTGTCCCAGATCAGCGATTATCAAAAGCTCTCCGTTTGGAGCGATGGCTACTACATCACGGACAATACTTCGTCGAACAACAAAGTATGGGCGTTGGAGCGGTCGGCCATGCTTGCCGGAGCCGCAACACCCGGCATCCAGAGCTTCAACCTTCCCGGCATCGTCACAAGCGGGTTCCAAAGTCCGCAGGTACTTAACGTTACGGATGCCAACATGCCCGCTGCCGGCGGTGCTACGGCGATCTACCTGCAGGATGATGCATGGGCCGGGGTCGACTTCGATCACATCAAGGTCTGGACGATCGATGTGGATTGGGCCACACCGGCCAACTCCTCGGTCTCGGCGGCGACCCAGTTGGCGGCCACACCCTTCATTTCGGTGTTCGATGGCGGGAGCTTCTCCAACCTGGCGCAACCGGGAGGAGGCACTAGCCTCGATGCATTACAGGCCACGATCATGAACCAAGCGCAGTTCCGCAAGTTCCCGGGGCACAATTCCGCGGTCTTCAACTTTGTTGTGGATGCGGATGCCACGGCAGGTGAGTTGGCCGCCGTGCGCTGGTACGAACTGCGCCAACCCGCCGATAATGCACCTTGGGCCATTGAGCAGGAAGGGACCTACACCGCTGAAAATGGGAAACATGCTTGGAATGCGAGCTTGGCGATGGACCAGTACGGCAACATAGGCATGGGCTATACGAGCATGGCCGGGCCCACAACACCAAGCCCTACCAACTTTCGCGTGAGTTCGTACTACACCGGGCGCTTTGCAAGTGACCCGGCCGGTACCATGACCGTTTCCGAGGAGTTGATCTCAGCAGGCACCGGCAACATCAGCGGCTTCCGATATGGTGATTATGGCAAGATCGATGTGGATCCGGTGAACGGAAAGGAATTCTGGTACATCACGGAGTATAACCATGGCGGTGGTGGTGCCGATGTGGTCGGTGTATTCCAGATCGCTTCGGACTTCACCAACGACGTGGGGGTGATCACCATCGACACACCAACGGACGGGGCGTTGACCAATGCAGAGCCGGTGACCGTTACGGTATTCAACTACGGTCAAGGCCCGGCATCCGGTTTTGATGTATCGTACCAGGTCGATGGGGGCGCGGTAATTACCGAGCCGTATGTGGGCACCTTGGCCTCTGCCGTATCGGCACAGCACACCTTCGCCACAACGAGCGACTTCTCCACCGTCGGTCAGACCTACGCCATGCGGTCGTACACGAGCTATGCCGCGGATGAATTCCACGGGAACGATACCACCACGCAGAACGTGACACACCTGTTGGGAATTGACCTTGGCGTTACGGCGATCACAAGCCCGTCCACCGGGACCGGATTAACGGCCACGGAGAACGTGACCATCGGGATCACCAATTTCGGTAGCGTTACCCAGACCTCCGTTCCGGTCTATTACACGGTGAACGGAGGAACGCCGGTGCAGGCGACCTATACCGGGTCCATTGCGGCCGGGGCATCCGCCAATTACACGTTCACGGCCACGGCGGATCTCTCCGCGCTCGGCCCTTATAGCCTTGTGGCCGGAACAGAGGCTGTTGATGACGGGGACACGAGCAACGATGACTTCACGAAGGCGGTGACCAATAACATCTGCCAACCGATATCCAATTGTGCGGGATACAATGATGGCGTAACGCAGCTCCAGTTGGCGGACCAGAACATCCAGCCAGCTTGTGGCACCGCGCCTGAAGGGTACAGCTACCAGCCCGACATCGTGTTCAACTTCGTCTTGTCCGACAATCCGTTCGTGTCTTCCTTGGAAATGGGATATGACGATTCCGACTTCGCGATCTGGATCGACTTCAATGATAATTTCACGTTCGAGACAAGTGAACGTATCGCAAACGGTACCGTGCCCAATGCGGATACCAACTTTCCGTTCACGGTCAACCTTACAACGATCACGGGTGTAACGCAGGGCATGCACCTCATGCGCGTCCGGGGTACCGATGGGAATAACCTGCTGCAACCCTGTGCGAACATGAACTACGGCCGTACCAACGATTACACGGCGAACATAACGGGCACGGTGGGTATCGGGACCGATCTTGCCAACGCAGCGAACCTGAACATCCGCCCATTGCCCGGTGCGCAGTTCTTGCTCACCTATACCACCACCCCGTCCAGCGAGAAGCTGCCGGTCTCCATCTACGATGCGAAGGGCCAGCTGCTGGCCTACTACACGTTGGACAACGTTGGTGGTGTGTACTCCCGCACGTTGGACATGTCGCACACGAGCGCAGGTGTGTACATGGTGAAGGTGGGTACCGCCACGCTGAACGTGGTGAAACGCATCGTGGTGGAATAA
- a CDS encoding 4-hydroxybutyrate CoA-transferase — protein sequence MGKYMSAEQAVSLVKSGQRVFVHGSAATPLVLMRALFARAAELSRVELVSISTIGPLDLQQPEVQRAFFMNSLFVSDNVRTAVNGPHGDYVPVFLSEIPRLFEGVLPLDVALLHVSPPDAHGYCSLGVSVDVARAAVRNAAVLIAQVNPRMPRTHGEGQVHSSRFTAMVEVDEALPEVDYSSAIGPVEERIGALCSDLIEDGSTLQMGIGAIPDAILRGLRDHKDLGVHTEMLSDGLLPLLDLGVITGSQKRRHPGRIVTSFALGSRALYDRVDDNPLFAFLDTAYVNSGHVIRQNPKVVAINSAIALDLTGQVCADSIGMRQYSGVGGQMDFMRGAALSEGGKPIIAMASTTRTGASKIVPFLAEGSGVVTTRAHVHHVATEHGIVDLYGKSLRQRAELLTSIAHPDQREELDRATSERFGPKFR from the coding sequence ATGGGCAAATACATGTCCGCCGAGCAGGCGGTATCCTTGGTGAAGAGCGGGCAGCGGGTGTTCGTACATGGCAGCGCGGCCACGCCGCTGGTGCTGATGCGCGCGCTCTTCGCGCGGGCGGCGGAGCTGAGCCGGGTGGAGCTGGTGAGCATCAGCACCATCGGCCCGCTGGACCTGCAGCAGCCCGAGGTGCAGCGGGCTTTTTTCATGAACAGCCTCTTCGTGAGCGACAACGTGCGCACCGCCGTGAACGGGCCGCACGGCGACTACGTGCCGGTCTTCCTCAGTGAGATCCCCCGGCTGTTCGAAGGCGTGCTGCCGCTGGACGTGGCGCTGCTGCACGTGTCGCCGCCGGATGCGCACGGCTATTGCTCCTTGGGCGTGAGCGTGGACGTGGCCCGGGCGGCGGTGCGCAACGCCGCGGTGCTCATTGCCCAAGTGAACCCGCGCATGCCGCGCACCCATGGCGAGGGGCAGGTACACAGCAGCCGCTTCACGGCGATGGTGGAGGTGGACGAAGCCTTGCCGGAGGTGGATTATTCCAGCGCCATCGGCCCGGTGGAGGAGCGCATCGGAGCGCTGTGTTCCGATCTGATCGAGGACGGGAGCACGTTGCAGATGGGCATCGGCGCCATCCCGGACGCGATCCTGCGCGGGCTGCGGGACCACAAGGACCTCGGCGTGCATACCGAGATGCTCAGTGACGGACTGCTGCCCCTGCTGGACCTCGGCGTGATCACGGGCAGCCAAAAGCGCAGGCACCCCGGGCGCATCGTCACCAGCTTCGCCTTGGGCAGCCGTGCGCTCTACGACCGGGTGGACGACAATCCGCTCTTCGCCTTTCTGGACACCGCCTATGTGAACAGCGGCCATGTGATCCGGCAGAACCCCAAGGTGGTGGCCATCAACAGCGCCATCGCGCTGGACCTCACCGGGCAGGTGTGCGCGGACAGCATCGGTATGCGCCAGTACAGCGGCGTGGGCGGCCAGATGGATTTTATGCGCGGCGCCGCCTTGAGCGAGGGCGGCAAGCCCATCATCGCCATGGCCAGTACGACCCGCACGGGCGCCAGCAAGATCGTGCCCTTCCTCGCGGAAGGTTCCGGCGTGGTGACCACCCGCGCCCACGTCCACCACGTGGCCACCGAGCACGGCATCGTGGACCTCTACGGCAAGAGCCTGCGCCAACGCGCGGAACTGCTCACAAGCATCGCCCATCCGGACCAACGCGAAGAGTTGGACCGTGCAACCTCCGAACGTTTCGGACCGAAGTTCCGATGA
- a CDS encoding OsmC family protein: protein MIRSSKAIWKGTGKEGKGKLTSTSGVLKDTPYTFHTRFVSEDGKAGTNPEELIAAAHAGCFTMKLSFVLGNKGFTPDELDCDSEVKLGPVDGGNGIVGIHLVLKAKVPGISQADFDACAEEAKVNCPISQALKAVPITLSASLVK from the coding sequence ATGATCCGATCAAGCAAGGCCATTTGGAAAGGAACCGGCAAAGAAGGCAAAGGCAAACTCACCAGTACCAGCGGTGTGCTGAAGGATACGCCCTATACCTTCCACACGCGCTTTGTAAGCGAGGACGGCAAGGCCGGCACCAACCCGGAAGAGCTGATCGCGGCCGCGCACGCGGGCTGCTTCACCATGAAGCTGAGCTTCGTGCTGGGCAACAAAGGCTTTACGCCGGACGAGCTGGACTGCGATTCCGAAGTGAAGCTCGGCCCCGTGGATGGCGGGAACGGCATCGTCGGCATCCACTTGGTGCTGAAGGCGAAGGTGCCCGGCATCAGCCAAGCGGACTTCGATGCGTGCGCCGAGGAAGCCAAGGTGAACTGCCCCATCAGCCAAGCGCTGAAGGCAGTGCCCATTACGCTGAGCGCCTCCTTGGTGAAGTGA
- a CDS encoding universal stress protein, whose product MTRILLPTDFSDTAQKAAHFAMDVYGTDDVRYTLVNSFTLQTYPDTLLPDLTLLPARDSRSGLRQAERRLRKRADRVYVAKVSTYVALPEALNDIAASKGGDLIVMGAQGKSSTLLIGRNSSTVIKRARLPVITVPAHWEPGPIKHILLPMDGEPFEAETLRPLIDLVHRCGAEVLVAHVRTNAVSFTKGMDHTAIDAALKGIKHRYITVHGASVVDTVNDMASGGRIQLVAMIHRKRGFLDGLFHSSTAKRMALHTKLPLLVLRQG is encoded by the coding sequence ATGACACGTATTCTTCTCCCCACCGACTTCAGTGACACCGCTCAGAAGGCGGCCCACTTCGCCATGGACGTCTATGGCACGGACGATGTGCGCTACACCTTGGTGAACAGCTTCACGCTGCAGACCTATCCCGATACCCTACTGCCGGACCTCACGTTGTTGCCGGCGCGGGATTCGCGGAGCGGCTTGCGGCAGGCGGAGCGCCGCTTGCGGAAACGGGCGGACCGCGTGTACGTGGCGAAGGTGTCCACATATGTGGCGTTGCCCGAAGCGCTCAACGACATTGCGGCGAGCAAGGGCGGGGACCTGATCGTGATGGGCGCACAGGGCAAAAGCAGCACCCTCCTGATCGGCCGGAACTCGTCCACCGTGATCAAACGGGCCCGGCTGCCGGTGATCACCGTGCCGGCGCATTGGGAGCCGGGACCGATCAAGCATATCCTGCTTCCCATGGACGGCGAACCCTTTGAAGCGGAAACGCTCCGTCCCCTGATCGATCTGGTGCATCGCTGCGGTGCCGAGGTGTTGGTGGCCCATGTGCGCACGAATGCGGTGAGCTTCACGAAGGGCATGGACCACACCGCCATCGACGCGGCGCTGAAGGGCATCAAACACCGTTACATCACCGTACATGGCGCCAGTGTAGTGGATACTGTGAACGACATGGCATCGGGCGGCCGCATCCAACTGGTGGCCATGATACACCGCAAGCGTGGCTTTCTGGACGGGCTGTTCCATAGCAGCACCGCCAAGCGCATGGCCTTGCACACCAAGCTCCCCTTGCTGGTGCTGCGCCAAGGATGA
- a CDS encoding cupin domain-containing protein, with protein sequence MSIKKGFNTRAGETRNGERFTMKGVTRNTLDLKIGSADTDGGMAVFEQIGESPNGGPPLHVHPAQDEFFHVLEGDYRFQVGEDGFPASAGDTIFLPRNVPHAFIQLTEHARMLVCYQPAGDMEGFFRETAQWTTPPDKEEIARVFSAHGMEVVGPPLKP encoded by the coding sequence ATGTCGATCAAAAAAGGCTTCAACACACGCGCAGGCGAGACCCGCAACGGCGAGCGCTTCACCATGAAGGGCGTCACAAGGAACACGCTGGACCTGAAGATCGGCAGCGCCGATACCGATGGCGGCATGGCCGTGTTCGAGCAGATCGGTGAAAGCCCCAACGGCGGCCCGCCGCTGCACGTCCATCCCGCGCAGGATGAATTCTTCCACGTGCTGGAGGGCGACTATCGTTTCCAAGTAGGGGAGGACGGCTTCCCCGCTTCCGCCGGTGATACGATCTTCCTGCCGCGCAATGTGCCACATGCCTTCATCCAGCTCACCGAGCACGCGCGCATGCTGGTGTGCTACCAGCCCGCCGGCGACATGGAAGGCTTCTTCCGCGAGACCGCACAATGGACCACACCGCCGGATAAGGAGGAGATCGCGCGGGTGTTCAGCGCGCACGGCATGGAGGTGGTGGGGCCGCCGCTGAAACCGTAG
- a CDS encoding HNH endonuclease, producing MPFFKRLAHNDSGAAKGHQAGLAFPKDLREFLPALAEEHTEEESPTVDRQLDVDLYVGTQWITESSVRYQFQTWGGTRSPESRLTNGMLLLRALAVENDVLVMQRRIDTLEEYRFSLVKQGTPEYADLLGFVGDRRWGLVWHDKPPVVQKQINEARLQLVTIALKPFQTTIDEIKRVTTTQARIARGTAFRSSVRYEYDTLCAVSGIGLRTPSGLVEVEAAHVVPLKHGGSDDIRNGLALTSTLHWAFDLGLFGIQPVERKVFVPKQVLKIESCAFLHEFAGKPIRESRSAQYRLHNDALAWHQANVAEKWN from the coding sequence ATGCCATTCTTCAAGAGACTTGCACATAACGACTCCGGAGCGGCGAAAGGCCATCAAGCTGGACTTGCCTTCCCAAAAGACCTGCGGGAATTCCTTCCTGCCTTGGCTGAAGAGCATACAGAAGAGGAGTCTCCCACGGTGGATCGCCAGCTCGATGTTGACCTCTATGTGGGAACCCAGTGGATCACGGAATCGTCCGTTCGGTATCAATTCCAGACATGGGGTGGCACACGCTCGCCTGAAAGCAGATTGACGAATGGCATGCTGCTGCTCCGCGCACTTGCTGTGGAGAATGATGTGCTCGTCATGCAACGGCGGATCGACACCTTGGAGGAGTATCGGTTCTCACTCGTGAAGCAAGGCACACCAGAATATGCTGATCTGCTGGGCTTCGTCGGAGATAGGCGCTGGGGACTCGTGTGGCACGATAAACCACCGGTCGTTCAGAAGCAGATCAATGAAGCGCGTCTACAGTTGGTGACCATTGCGCTCAAGCCTTTCCAGACCACTATCGATGAGATCAAGCGCGTCACCACCACGCAAGCGCGGATAGCACGAGGCACTGCGTTCCGCTCAAGTGTCCGTTACGAGTACGATACCCTTTGCGCCGTGAGTGGCATTGGTCTTCGAACTCCTTCTGGTCTGGTAGAAGTCGAAGCGGCGCATGTGGTACCGTTGAAGCACGGAGGTAGCGATGATATCCGAAATGGCTTGGCCCTCACCTCCACCCTGCATTGGGCATTCGACCTCGGCCTTTTTGGAATTCAGCCGGTTGAACGCAAGGTGTTTGTGCCGAAGCAGGTACTAAAAATTGAGTCTTGTGCTTTTCTGCATGAGTTCGCTGGCAAACCCATTCGCGAATCCCGGTCAGCTCAGTATAGGCTGCATAACGACGCCTTGGCTTGGCACCAAGCGAATGTTGCCGAAAAGTGGAACTGA
- a CDS encoding HNH endonuclease, with amino-acid sequence MPKNDNWNREQHILAFNLYSQIPFGTIHMRNPKLQALAKLIGRSVGAVSYKLANFARLDPALHVRNIKGADHGAKGEEEVWSEFANNPEALAFESQRLMAKYTGQDLLEYAGVMTDDLPPAGKEREAIVKLRVNQDFFRRRVLSAYNNTCCITGLAVPQLLVASHIVPWAKDKTNRLNVRNGLCLNALHDKAFDRGLLWVTNNGMVQVAPRLVEGLIGNLAEAQWLTAFDGKPLILSKGFEPDAELLSRHRTAAQKL; translated from the coding sequence ATGCCGAAGAATGATAACTGGAACCGCGAGCAACACATTCTCGCATTCAACTTATATAGCCAGATTCCTTTCGGAACAATCCACATGCGAAATCCGAAGTTGCAGGCATTGGCGAAGCTGATCGGTCGGTCGGTCGGAGCCGTCTCCTACAAGCTGGCCAATTTCGCTCGGCTTGACCCAGCGTTGCACGTGCGAAACATCAAGGGTGCGGATCATGGTGCAAAGGGAGAAGAGGAAGTTTGGAGTGAGTTTGCGAATAACCCGGAAGCCCTCGCCTTCGAGAGCCAACGCCTGATGGCGAAGTACACAGGCCAAGACCTGTTGGAATATGCCGGAGTGATGACCGATGACCTTCCACCTGCAGGCAAGGAGCGCGAAGCAATTGTGAAGCTACGTGTGAATCAGGACTTCTTCCGGCGCCGTGTTTTGTCAGCATACAACAATACGTGCTGCATCACCGGTTTGGCTGTGCCCCAGCTTCTTGTCGCCAGTCACATTGTTCCTTGGGCAAAGGATAAAACGAACCGTTTGAACGTCCGCAATGGCCTTTGCCTGAATGCTCTTCACGACAAGGCCTTCGATCGTGGTCTGCTCTGGGTCACTAACAACGGCATGGTCCAAGTAGCACCTCGCCTTGTCGAAGGATTAATAGGGAATCTGGCCGAAGCACAATGGCTCACTGCCTTTGATGGGAAGCCTCTGATATTGTCCAAAGGATTCGAGCCAGACGCCGAATTGCTCAGTCGCCACAGGACGGCCGCGCAGAAGTTGTGA
- a CDS encoding class I SAM-dependent methyltransferase codes for MGPIEFLRLLFRGPTPQQMAAQLRKPQGFMARKLGQRMNAANRPMYDGAWKALDLREGQHVLEIGFGNGQFFGELARQAKGLRLHGLDFSRDMVEQATAHNQALIASGSLSLAHGASDRMPFADAQLDRIFCINVVYFWDDPAAHLREVRRVLKPGGTFTAVLRTRSAMEKLPFAPYGFAMYEQADLEATLRANGFTPSAITVLKEPEVEYEGKRYKPESLVVVAVPNG; via the coding sequence ATGGGTCCGATCGAATTCCTGCGCCTGCTCTTCAGAGGTCCTACGCCGCAGCAGATGGCCGCGCAACTGCGCAAGCCGCAGGGCTTCATGGCCCGCAAGTTGGGCCAACGCATGAATGCCGCGAACCGGCCGATGTACGATGGTGCGTGGAAAGCCTTGGACCTGCGCGAGGGACAGCATGTGCTGGAGATCGGATTCGGCAACGGACAGTTCTTCGGCGAACTGGCGCGCCAAGCCAAGGGCCTGCGACTGCACGGGCTGGACTTCAGCCGGGACATGGTGGAACAAGCCACCGCGCACAACCAAGCGCTCATTGCATCCGGCAGCTTGTCCCTCGCGCACGGTGCGAGCGACCGGATGCCTTTCGCGGATGCGCAGTTGGATCGCATCTTCTGCATCAACGTGGTGTACTTCTGGGACGACCCCGCCGCACACCTCCGCGAAGTGCGCCGCGTGCTGAAACCCGGCGGCACCTTCACCGCCGTACTCCGCACGCGCAGCGCCATGGAAAAGCTGCCCTTCGCACCTTACGGTTTCGCGATGTACGAACAGGCCGATTTGGAAGCCACCCTTCGCGCCAACGGCTTTACACCTTCCGCCATCACCGTGCTAAAAGAGCCGGAAGTGGAGTACGAAGGCAAGCGGTATAAGCCGGAGAGTTTGGTGGTGGTGGCAGTGCCGAACGGATAG